From the Leptolyngbya sp. O-77 genome, one window contains:
- the nadA gene encoding quinolinate synthase NadA: MLQTVLSYQNSEALPRDLFGAIADLKRDLNAVILAHYYQDPDIQDIADYIGDSLGLSQQAASTDADVIVFAGVHFMAETAKILNPHRLVLLPDLEAGCSLADSCPADAFAAFKAAHPGHVVVSYINCTAEIKALSDIICTSSNAVKIVQQIPPDQPIIFAPDRNLGRYVMQQTGREMVLWQGSCMVHETFSERKIVQLQIEHPEAEVIAHPECEPAVLRHAHYIGSTTALLGYCQKSDSRAFIVATEPGIIHQMQKAEPTKKFIPAPPMNQCACNECPHMRLNTLEKLYLCMKNRQPEITLSEETQAAALRPIQRMLEMS; the protein is encoded by the coding sequence GTGCTACAAACTGTTCTGTCTTACCAAAATTCCGAGGCGCTGCCTAGGGATTTGTTTGGGGCGATCGCCGATCTCAAACGCGACCTCAACGCGGTGATCCTGGCGCACTATTACCAAGATCCTGACATTCAGGACATTGCCGACTATATTGGCGACTCCCTGGGGCTGTCGCAGCAGGCCGCTAGCACCGATGCAGACGTGATCGTGTTTGCGGGAGTGCATTTCATGGCAGAAACGGCGAAAATTTTGAATCCGCACAGGCTGGTGCTGCTGCCCGACCTAGAGGCAGGCTGTTCCCTAGCAGATAGCTGTCCGGCTGATGCTTTTGCCGCCTTCAAGGCAGCACATCCGGGTCATGTCGTTGTGTCGTATATCAATTGCACAGCCGAAATCAAAGCCCTCAGCGACATTATCTGCACCAGTTCCAACGCGGTGAAGATCGTGCAGCAGATTCCCCCAGATCAGCCCATTATCTTTGCCCCCGATCGCAACCTCGGGCGCTATGTGATGCAGCAGACCGGGCGCGAGATGGTGCTGTGGCAGGGAAGCTGCATGGTGCATGAGACGTTTTCCGAACGCAAGATCGTGCAACTGCAAATCGAGCATCCTGAAGCGGAAGTGATCGCCCATCCCGAATGCGAACCCGCCGTGTTGCGCCACGCCCACTACATCGGCTCTACGACCGCGCTGCTCGGCTATTGCCAAAAGAGCGACAGCCGCGCCTTTATCGTGGCGACGGAGCCGGGCATCATTCACCAGATGCAAAAGGCAGAACCCACCAAGAAGTTCATCCCCGCGCCGCCGATGAACCAGTGCGCCTGCAATGAGTGCCCGCATATGCGGCTGAACACGCTGGAAAAGCTGTATCTCTGTATGAAAAACCGCCAGCCCGAAATCACTCTATCTGAGGAGACTCAGGCGGCGGCGCTCAGACCGATTCAGCGAATGTTGGAGATGAGCTAG
- a CDS encoding SulP family inorganic anion transporter, with amino-acid sequence MKITNLIHFRNLQGDLFGGLTTAIVSLPLALAFGVASGAGPIAGLYGAVCVGFFAALFGGTPTLISEPTGPMTVIMTAVIASLVAADPENGLAMAFTVVMLAGIFQILFGVFKLGKYITLMPYSVISGFMSGIGVILIILQIAPFLGQKAPKGGVLGTVTNLPTLLANINPAAAILGGLTLGIIFLWPRRLKRYAPPQLVALIVGTLASLMLFPGADIPRIGEIPMGLPTLQVPTFTPGLMTKMLVDGAMLGMLGCIDTLLTAVIADSLTRTEHNSNKELIGQGIGNLVSGLCGGLPGAGATMGTVVNIQTGARTALSGLTRAAILLIVVLWAAQYTRAIPMAVLAGIALKVGIDILDWSFLKRSHKVSTRGSIIMYGVLLLTVFVDLIVAVGVGVFIANILTIERLSELHSQEVKVISDTDDDVVLNDEEKRLLDEANGRVQLFYLSGPMIFGVSKAIARQHNTLGDCDALVMDLSDVPHMGVTASLEIENAIRDAVEKGRQVYLVGAAGKVKRRLEKLGIFDLLPHDHLFTDRTDALRMAVSTVSSYPKGLSHRSIS; translated from the coding sequence ATGAAAATTACCAATCTCATTCATTTTAGGAACTTGCAGGGCGACCTTTTTGGTGGCTTAACCACTGCTATTGTTTCCTTGCCTTTGGCACTAGCGTTCGGCGTTGCCTCTGGCGCAGGGCCCATCGCTGGTCTCTATGGCGCAGTCTGTGTGGGCTTTTTCGCAGCGCTGTTTGGCGGCACGCCGACTCTGATTTCAGAACCCACCGGCCCGATGACTGTGATTATGACGGCCGTCATTGCCTCACTGGTGGCCGCCGACCCAGAGAATGGCTTGGCAATGGCGTTCACGGTGGTGATGCTGGCAGGCATTTTTCAAATCCTGTTTGGTGTTTTCAAATTGGGCAAGTACATTACGCTGATGCCCTACAGCGTCATTTCCGGTTTTATGTCGGGCATTGGCGTGATTCTGATCATTCTGCAAATTGCGCCATTTTTGGGGCAAAAGGCTCCCAAAGGGGGTGTGCTGGGCACGGTCACTAATCTGCCCACGCTGCTCGCAAACATCAACCCAGCAGCGGCTATCCTCGGTGGCTTGACGCTTGGCATCATTTTCCTGTGGCCACGCAGGCTGAAGCGCTATGCTCCGCCACAGTTGGTAGCGCTGATTGTAGGTACGCTAGCATCGCTGATGCTGTTTCCGGGTGCGGATATTCCCCGCATCGGCGAAATCCCAATGGGGCTGCCGACGCTGCAAGTGCCGACTTTCACGCCGGGTCTAATGACCAAGATGCTGGTGGATGGAGCCATGCTAGGGATGCTAGGGTGCATCGACACGCTGCTGACAGCGGTGATTGCCGACAGCCTCACCCGCACAGAACACAACTCCAACAAGGAATTGATCGGTCAGGGCATTGGCAACTTGGTGTCGGGTCTGTGCGGCGGGCTGCCGGGTGCGGGTGCAACGATGGGCACGGTGGTCAATATTCAAACGGGCGCGAGAACGGCCCTGTCGGGACTGACGCGGGCGGCAATCTTGCTGATCGTGGTTCTTTGGGCAGCGCAGTATACTCGCGCGATCCCGATGGCTGTGTTGGCCGGGATTGCCCTCAAGGTCGGGATTGACATTCTGGACTGGAGCTTTTTGAAGCGATCGCACAAGGTTTCGACCCGCGGCTCCATCATCATGTATGGTGTGCTGCTGCTGACCGTGTTTGTGGATTTGATTGTGGCGGTTGGCGTGGGTGTGTTTATTGCCAATATCCTGACGATCGAGCGTCTTAGCGAGCTGCATTCTCAGGAAGTAAAGGTTATCAGCGACACAGATGACGATGTGGTGCTGAATGACGAAGAAAAGCGGCTGCTGGACGAGGCAAACGGTCGGGTGCAGTTGTTCTATCTGAGCGGGCCGATGATCTTTGGGGTGTCGAAGGCGATCGCCCGCCAGCACAACACCCTGGGCGACTGCGACGCGCTGGTAATGGATCTGAGCGACGTGCCTCACATGGGCGTGACTGCCTCGCTGGAAATTGAAAACGCGATTCGCGATGCAGTGGAGAAGGGTCGGCAAGTCTATCTGGTCGGTGCAGCGGGTAAGGTCAAGCGCCGTCTGGAAAAGCTTGGCATTTTTGATCTATTGCCCCATGACCATCTGTTTACCGACCGCACAGATGCGTTGCGGATGGCCGTGAGCACGGTTAGCAGCTATCCCAAGGGGCTAAGCCATCGCTCTATTTCATAG
- a CDS encoding MgPME-cyclase complex family protein: protein MTTYHFILASEKFLLQEEPLDESLRERTRHYAETGKEIDFWLVREPAFLEAAEMSEFKAKCPRPAVAVISTNPQMITWLKLRHEYVLVGQFEAPSAAIPDPLASLLAV from the coding sequence AATTTTTGCTCCAAGAGGAGCCGCTTGACGAGTCGCTGCGGGAGCGCACTCGCCACTATGCCGAAACGGGCAAAGAAATCGATTTCTGGCTGGTGCGGGAGCCTGCATTTCTGGAAGCAGCAGAGATGAGCGAATTTAAGGCAAAATGTCCCCGCCCTGCGGTGGCGGTGATTTCGACGAACCCGCAGATGATTACCTGGCTCAAGCTGCGCCATGAGTATGTGCTGGTTGGCCAGTTCGAGGCTCCTTCGGCAGCGATTCCCGATCCGCTGGCATCGCTGTTGGCCGTCTAG